A window of Rhipicephalus microplus isolate Deutch F79 chromosome X, USDA_Rmic, whole genome shotgun sequence genomic DNA:
TTGGCTGGAGCACGATAAGAGTGCTAAAGCAATATTCAAATCAAAATCAAGTGGACATGATGAAGCCATAAGAGCTGCGCTCTAAAACATATTGCAGCTATTCTGTATTGAGTGAATATGCAATATTTAGCGTTGTTTTTTGGTACTTGCAGGAATTCTACCAACTCCATTGAAAGAGGACACCAAGAACTCAGTGGTGGCTACAAAAATgccaaagggaaaaaaaattcaTTCAGAGAACGCTGCTACAAATGCACCTTTTGTGACAAATTATTTAAGAGGAGGCGTAGCCTCAAAGGTCATCTACGTACTCACACGGGGGAGAAGCCCTACGTGTGTAATATATGTGGCAAGCCATTTGCGCGCAAGGGGAGTCTCAACGACCATCACCGCACTCATACTGGCGAGAAGCCGTACGTTTGTGAGATATGTAGCAAGTCATTCACGCAAAGAACGACTCTTGCAAATCATCGACGCATTCATACGGGCAAAAGAACCTATGTCTGCGAGATATGTGCCAAGTCATTCGCTAGGCGCGCAAACCTCACACATCATCTGCGTGTTCACACAGGTGAAAAGCCCTACGTCTGTGATATATGCGGCAAGCCGTTTGCGCAACAGAGGAATCTCAAAAGTCATCGCCGAACTCATACTGGCGAGAAGCCCTACGTTTGCGAGATATGTGACAAATCATTCTCGCAAAGCAGATCTCTTAAATATCATCGACGCATGCATACGGGTGAGAGACCTTACATTTGCGAGGTATGTACAAAGACATTTGGCAAATCAGAAAATCTTAAATCTCATCGGCGAACTCACACAGGCGAGAAGCCCTGCCTTTGCAAGACATGTGGAAAGTCATTCACGCGCCAGAATACACTTAAAAATCATCGATGTAGACATACAAAAAAAGAACCCCCCAAAAGCACTGCATGTGATAAGTCTTTCGTGCAGGCTGAAGATCTTATTGCACATCAACTCATCGATGCAGACCCAACTTACAATCAGtggaaaagttttttttaattatataaAACGCCATCATCTCCTGAAATGCATCCATTCGAATACACAGAGGATAAGCCGTAGGATCGCCAAAAACGACGCGAAATATTCACGCAGACAGGCGATCTAATGCAGACAGATGATCGGAGCTTTGAATGCGGTGTTGATGAAGTCAACCAAGCAATCAACAAATCTGTCGAGATGTTTTAGCGAAGTCTTAAGGAAGAGTCAAcgtgaccgttttttttttcacattgctgGGAAACTTTGAAAACCAAACATGCATGCGGTGGCTTAATTTTCCTGACTCTAAAATAGGGCCATAAGGAATTGAATGCATGATCTCAGCAGAGTTTTCTGGCTTTTTTGAACTGGACGTAGGTTTTCTGCCAAAATATTTGACAGTGCTTAGATGCCAAAATATTCTGAATACAGGTATTTACAGTACTGGCCAATCATATTGCCCCTCAACATAGCTCCAGCAAAGTCATTTCATCTCAATCGACTCAATTATTGTTCGCATGTGTGTCACGTGTAATGAGGGGCTATGAATGTGCGTCAAGAAACTACAGTGCGCCGGGAATGAACTGTTACATAATTCGGTATATTGATGAAcgcgttttttttattgtacgTGAGAGGTGAACATGTATTTTCTCTGATGTTATTCATATATCTCAATGTATTACCGATATTTTGTTGATGGCTTCTAGGATATCCGGATCAAATGAGTTTCCACGTTTCATATATTTGTAAACATATTTTATATTTGTTTTTTCTGGGCGGAGTAATATGGCAGTCTTAGAGTCAAGTTTTATCTTACATGTTACTGGTATAACTTTACAGACTTTTCTGAAGTGAATGCGTGAGAACCCTTGTGGCGTTGCATGACAAAAGCCTTGTAGTATGCAAAAGATATGACATAAAAAGTAGCGTACGGATTTAGCTAAGATTTGACTTTGATATACCACAGCTGTTGATTACGGTGAACCTCTTATCAAGTTAGTTAATCGTTGTGACTCATGGATTTATTTCAGTGACAAACTTATTTTTGTTCAGTGCGTTGATCAGAGAGCGGTAAATAAAAGGCAGGGAAACCTCCCCACATGGCTTTCTTCACATTTCAGCCTAGACTAGGACATGTAGGAAACATATTCAACCGAGGGAAAGCACTGGCAAAGCAATTGTGTTTGTCATTTATCAATCTTTTGCTTACACATATGTATTTTTTCTGCACGTTCGTCCGGAATACTGATAAGGAAAAACTATGTTCTGGACATTTCTCCTAATGTTCCACCGAATCCTATATGTTATACGCGATGAATCTGCCACCAGCAGTGCACTATTTTAGAGAGTCTGTCTTGCTAGCACAACAGCACTGCATGTAGTTCCTGGATGGCACGCTTGCGAGACATCACCTAATTGTTGTGGCTACCTGTGTACATGCCTTTTTTGAAACTAATGCGTAAAGGCTATTAGGCCAATTAATCGAGAAAACTTTGCA
This region includes:
- the LOC142776551 gene encoding uncharacterized protein LOC142776551; the encoded protein is MSGSGSSTFPLSASTSSSGNNEALPSTSREGLQEPPVILHNDAWNSTNSIERGHQELSGGYKNAKGKKNSFRERCYKCTFCDKLFKRRRSLKGHLRTHTGEKPYVCNICGKPFARKGSLNDHHRTHTGEKPYVCEICSKSFTQRTTLANHRRIHTGKRTYVCEICAKSFARRANLTHHLRVHTGEKPYVCDICGKPFAQQRNLKSHRRTHTGEKPYVCEICDKSFSQSRSLKYHRRMHTGERPYICEVCTKTFGKSENLKSHRRTHTGEKPCLCKTCGKSFTRQNTLKNHRCRHTKKEPPKSTACDKSFVQAEDLIAHQLIDADPTYNQWKSFF